The proteins below are encoded in one region of Ostrea edulis chromosome 3, xbOstEdul1.1, whole genome shotgun sequence:
- the LOC130053392 gene encoding uncharacterized protein LOC130053392 translates to MFAGAADAVLSDGIARPTRHVTSSVVSNVLNTGSRSLPKPNNLSDILTTCNALGNSANDSVKCYATKSVSNEVTKGVATTVSKSVSKEGAKSVATTVSKSVSNEVTKSVATTVSKSVSNEAAKYVATTVSTSVSNEAAKSVATTVSKSVSNEAAKYVAKTVSKSVSNEAAKYVAKTMSKSVSNEVTKYVATTVSKSVSNEVTKSVATTVSKSVSNEVTKSVAKTVSKSVSNEAAKSVAKTVSKSVSNEAAKSVATTVSKSVSNEVTKSVAKTVSKSVSNEAPKSVAKTVSKSVSNEAAKSVATTVSKSVSNEVTKSVTKTVSKSVSNEVTKSVTKTASKSLSREATKSVVQSNMTKSVVKAAENTTENASRLASGVTKGAVVTSFVFEGFALSKKVYDIANDENMTKEQKQRSTARELSSSVVGVPVGLYGATLGQVLIPVPVVGAAVGGLLGSMIGNAFGGAIGEGVFSIFSSLSVPLP, encoded by the coding sequence ATGTTTGCAGGAGCTGCCGATGCGGTATTGAGTGATGGAATTGCAAGGCCAACAAGACACGTCACATCATCTGTTGTATCAAACGTTCTAAACACAGGCTCCCGTTCGCTTCCAAAGCCAAACAATTTATCCGACATTCTGACAACCTGCAACGCACTTGGCAATTCAGCAAATGATTCAGTCAAATGCTATGCGACAAAATCAGTTTCAAATGAAGTAACTAAAGGTGTTGCTACGACAGTGTCGAAATCAGTTTCGAAGGAAGGAGCCAAATCTGTTGCTACGACagtgtcaaaatcagtgtcgaATGAAGTAACTAAATCTGTTGCTACGACAGTGTCAAAATCAGTTTCCAATGAAGCAGCCAAATATGTTGCTACGACAGTGTCGACATCAGTTTCCAATGAAGCAGCCAAATCTGTTGCTACGACAGTGTCGAAATCAGTTTCAAATGAAGCAGCCAAATATGTTGCTAAGACAGTGTCAAAATCAGTCTCGAATGAAGCAGCCAAATATGTTGCTAAGAcaatgtcaaaatcagtgtcgaATGAAGTAACTAAATATGTTGCTACGACAGTGTCAAAATCAGTTTCCAATGAAGTAACTAAATCTGTTGCTACGACagtgtcaaaatcagtgtcgaATGAAGTAACTAAATCTGTTGCTAAGACAGTGTCAAAATCAGTTTCAAATGAGGCAGCCAAATCCGTTGCTAAGACAGTGTCAAAATCAGTTTCCAATGAAGCAGCCAAATCTGTTGCTACGACagtgtcaaaatcagtgtcgaATGAAGTAACTAAATCTGTTGCTAAGACAGTGTCAAAATCAGTTTCAAATGAGGCACCCAAATCCGTTGCTAAGACAGTGTCAAAATCTGTTTCCAATGAAGCAGCTAAATCTGTTGCTACGACAGTGTCAAAATCAGTTTCCAATGAAGTAACTAAATCTGTTACTAAGACTGTGTCAAAATCAGTTTCGAATGAAGTAACTAAATCCGTTACTAAGACAGCGTCAAAATCACTTTCCAGGGAGGCAACCAAATCTGTTGTTCAATCCAACATGACTAAATCAGTAGTAAAAGCCGCAGAAAATACAACTGAAAATGCTAGTAGATTAGCATCAGGTGTAACAAAAGGTGCTGTTGTGACTTCATTTGTATTCGAAGGTTTTGCTCTTTCAAAGAAAGTTTACGATATAGCTAATGATGAGAACATGACTAAAGAACAGAAACAGAGAAGTACTGCAAGGGAACTTTCTTCCTCTGTAGTTGGAGTTCCTGTCGGATTATATGGAGCTACTTTGGGACAAGTTTTGATTCCAGTTCCTGTAGTCGGGGCTGCAGTTGGGGGTCTTCTCGGAAGTATGATTGGTAATGCTTTTGGAGGTGCGATTGGCGAGGGAGTTTTTAGCATTTTCAGTTCACTGTCGGTGCCATTACCATAA
- the LOC130053393 gene encoding uncharacterized protein LOC130053393, which translates to MHWKDADVKDTETPDPRTMAFHSECQPDIQLIWDPIIQRTADFMKLFLTEDLVFSICIATDHYAEMVISRGNYCQYASQGNSHPPTEEELYRFLCIILYMFAVKFQSIDRYCSMHAAIGTTKYSVSRMMSRNKF; encoded by the exons atgcattggaaggatgctgatgtgaAGGACACAgagacacctgatccaagaactaTGGCATTTCATTCAGAGTGTCAACCTGacattcagttg atatgggacccgattattcagagaactgcagattttatgaagctgtttttgacagaagatttggttttctccatctgtatTGCCACcgaccattatgctgagatggtcatatctcGAGGGAACTATTGTCAGTATGCTTCCCAAGGAAATTCGCATCCTCCCACTGAAGAGGaattgtacag atttttgtgcattatcttatacatgtttgctgtgaagttccagtcgatagacagatattgttCAATGCATGCCGCTATCGGAACAACTAAGTACAGTGTATCAAGAATGATgtctagaaataagttttaa